Proteins encoded in a region of the Pontibacillus halophilus JSM 076056 = DSM 19796 genome:
- a CDS encoding M16 family metallopeptidase has translation MVKTYTCSNGLRIVMEEIPTVRSVTIGLWVLAGSRNETKENNGISHFIEHMFFKGTKKRSAKDIAEAFDSIGGQVNAFTSKEYTCYYAKVLDHHRDTALDVLSDMFFHSTFDPEEMEREKKVVLEEINMAEDTPDDIVHDLLAKATYGNHPLGYPILGTEETLRSFTKEHIQAYMEENYTPENIVISVAGNVSDAFISQIEQIFGSYTTGKKQSSLILPSFQGEHIARKKDTEQAHLTLGYNGVSLHHEDIFSLVVFNNVLGGSMSSRLFQEVREQRGLAYSVFSYHSSHIDSGLLTIYGGTGKNYLTELKDTIEETVQQLVRNGLSDKELTNSKEQLKGNILLSLESTNSRMSRNGKNELLLRRHRSLDELIEQIDGVNHTTIDRIVKDVFTNEPASALISPENT, from the coding sequence TTGGTTAAAACATATACGTGCTCAAACGGATTGCGAATCGTTATGGAAGAAATTCCAACGGTTCGATCAGTGACAATCGGTTTATGGGTGTTAGCAGGCTCGCGTAATGAGACGAAAGAGAACAATGGTATTTCTCATTTCATTGAACATATGTTCTTTAAAGGTACGAAGAAGCGTTCTGCGAAAGATATCGCAGAGGCCTTTGATTCAATTGGTGGCCAAGTTAATGCATTCACATCGAAAGAATACACTTGTTACTACGCTAAAGTACTAGACCATCATCGAGACACAGCGCTTGATGTGTTATCAGACATGTTCTTTCATTCAACCTTTGACCCTGAAGAGATGGAACGAGAGAAGAAAGTTGTACTTGAAGAGATAAATATGGCAGAAGACACACCTGATGATATTGTACATGACTTACTTGCGAAAGCTACTTATGGGAATCACCCGTTAGGTTACCCAATTCTTGGGACAGAGGAGACGCTTCGCTCCTTTACGAAAGAACACATACAAGCTTATATGGAAGAAAACTACACGCCAGAGAATATCGTAATTTCAGTTGCTGGGAATGTAAGTGATGCGTTTATCTCTCAAATCGAGCAGATCTTCGGCTCTTATACAACGGGCAAGAAGCAATCTTCACTGATTCTTCCATCTTTCCAAGGTGAACATATTGCTCGTAAGAAAGATACAGAGCAAGCTCACTTGACTCTTGGGTACAACGGTGTATCTCTACACCATGAAGACATATTTAGCTTGGTTGTCTTCAATAACGTACTAGGAGGGAGCATGAGTTCAAGACTGTTCCAAGAAGTTCGTGAACAGCGAGGACTTGCGTATTCGGTGTTCTCCTATCATAGCTCCCACATTGACAGTGGCTTATTGACCATTTACGGAGGAACAGGGAAAAACTACTTAACCGAACTCAAAGATACAATTGAAGAGACGGTGCAACAGCTTGTTCGTAATGGGTTAAGTGACAAAGAATTAACCAATAGTAAGGAACAACTTAAAGGCAACATACTATTGAGTCTTGAAAGTACAAATAGTCGAATGAGTCGTAATGGGAAGAACGAATTGTTACTTCGTAGACATCGCTCACTGGATGAACTGATTGAACAAATTGATGGGGTAAATCACACAACGATTGATCGCATTGTTAAAGATGTGTTCACCAATGAGCCGGCATCAGCGCTTATTTCACCTGAAAACACATAA
- the rbfA gene encoding 30S ribosome-binding factor RbfA, producing the protein MSDLRANRVGEQMKKELGDIISRKIKDPRVGFVTVTDVSVSGDLQQAKVYISVLGDENKTQETLVGLAKAKGFIRSEIGKRIRLRKTPEITFEFDEAIEYGNRIETIINDLNDSSDS; encoded by the coding sequence ATGAGTGACTTACGTGCAAATCGTGTCGGAGAGCAAATGAAGAAAGAGCTTGGAGACATTATTAGCCGAAAGATTAAAGACCCACGCGTTGGGTTCGTTACCGTAACAGATGTTAGTGTATCTGGTGACTTACAACAAGCTAAAGTCTATATCTCTGTACTTGGAGATGAGAATAAGACACAAGAGACGTTAGTTGGTTTAGCGAAGGCGAAAGGGTTCATCCGTTCTGAAATTGGGAAGCGAATCCGTCTTCGTAAGACGCCTGAGATTACATTTGAATTTGATGAAGCGATTGAGTATGGTAACCGTATTGAAACGATTATCAATGACTTGAACGACTCATCTGATTCGTAA
- a CDS encoding YlxQ family RNA-binding protein: MNSPYLNVLGIAARARKLTFGEDAIVRDIQQKRAYLVLLANDTGKNTKKKLMDKCQSYGVPIREVDDRDTLSNAIGKTGRVAVAITDRGFASKITSMLD; encoded by the coding sequence GTGAATAGTCCTTATTTAAATGTGTTAGGCATCGCAGCCCGTGCACGGAAACTTACGTTCGGGGAAGATGCAATTGTGCGTGATATTCAACAAAAACGAGCCTACTTGGTTTTGTTAGCGAACGATACAGGAAAAAACACTAAGAAGAAGCTAATGGACAAATGTCAATCTTATGGAGTGCCGATTCGTGAAGTCGATGACCGCGACACGTTATCCAATGCGATTGGTAAAACCGGTAGAGTAGCAGTAGCTATTACAGATCGTGGTTTCGCATCTAAAATCACATCTATGCTCGATTGA
- the infB gene encoding translation initiation factor IF-2: MAKMRVYEYAKERNVSSKEVLTKLGELKIEVTNHMSTLTDETKKNLDKVFAPSKDETSKPKANKTKTTKKGDHVRKGKQNNQNQKRNQNQGGQRPQRQQKPTPEKITFSGSLTVAELAEKLNKDSSEIIKKLMSLGVMATKNQDLDADSIELICGEFNVEVEEEVVVDETDLDVYINEEDAPENLQIRPSVVTIMGHVDHGKTTLLDTIRKTKVTEGEAGGITQHIGAYQVEENGKPITFLDTPGHAAFTSMRSRGAQVTDIAIIVVAADDGVMPQTVEAINHAKAAEVPIIVAVNKMDKEGANPDRVKQELMEYELVPEEFGGETIFVHLSAVKGEGIDDLLEMIVLVSEVEEFKANPNRAATGTVIEAQLDKGRGSVATLLVQNGTLNVGDSLVVGNTFGRVRAMVNDIGRRVKTAPPSTPVEITGLSDVPEAGDRFVVFEDEKKARSVGEARQQRKIVENRGDNTKVSLDDLFEQIKQGEMKEINVIIKADVQGSAEALASSLQQIDVEGVKVKIIHKGAGAVTESDVILASASNAIVVGFNVRPEPNAKRTAETEKVDIRLHRIIYKVMEEIEAAMKGMLDPEFEEKVIGQAEVRETFKVSKVGTIAGSYVIDGKITRNSSIRLIRDGVVQTEGEIDALKRYKDDVKEVDKGYECGITIKNFNDIKEGDIIEAYVMEEIKRT, translated from the coding sequence ATGGCAAAAATGCGTGTGTACGAATATGCCAAAGAGCGAAACGTTTCCAGTAAAGAAGTGTTGACGAAGCTTGGGGAGTTGAAGATCGAAGTGACGAACCATATGTCTACACTTACAGACGAAACGAAAAAGAACTTAGATAAAGTATTCGCACCATCCAAAGACGAGACATCAAAGCCAAAGGCGAATAAAACTAAAACTACTAAAAAGGGTGACCACGTGAGAAAAGGTAAACAGAACAACCAGAATCAGAAGCGGAATCAAAATCAAGGAGGACAACGACCTCAACGTCAGCAAAAGCCAACACCTGAAAAGATTACATTCAGTGGGTCTTTAACAGTTGCAGAATTAGCAGAAAAGCTGAATAAAGATTCTTCTGAGATCATTAAGAAATTAATGTCTTTAGGTGTTATGGCAACGAAAAACCAAGACCTCGATGCAGACTCAATTGAGCTTATCTGCGGAGAGTTTAATGTTGAGGTTGAAGAAGAGGTTGTCGTTGATGAAACAGACCTAGATGTGTACATTAACGAAGAGGATGCACCTGAAAACCTTCAGATTCGTCCTTCAGTTGTGACAATCATGGGACACGTTGACCATGGTAAAACGACTCTTCTAGACACAATTCGTAAAACGAAAGTGACAGAAGGGGAAGCTGGCGGTATTACGCAGCATATCGGGGCTTACCAAGTTGAAGAAAACGGTAAACCTATTACATTCCTTGATACTCCAGGCCACGCTGCCTTTACTAGCATGCGTTCCCGTGGGGCTCAAGTTACAGATATCGCAATCATCGTCGTTGCGGCGGATGATGGTGTTATGCCACAAACTGTTGAAGCGATTAACCACGCGAAAGCAGCCGAGGTACCAATCATTGTCGCTGTAAACAAAATGGATAAAGAAGGCGCTAACCCGGACCGAGTGAAGCAAGAGCTTATGGAATATGAACTTGTTCCAGAAGAATTCGGTGGGGAGACAATCTTCGTACACCTTTCTGCTGTTAAAGGGGAAGGCATCGACGACCTACTTGAAATGATTGTATTGGTTAGCGAAGTAGAAGAATTTAAAGCCAACCCGAACCGTGCCGCTACAGGTACTGTAATCGAGGCGCAACTTGACAAAGGGCGTGGCTCTGTCGCTACCCTTCTTGTTCAGAACGGGACATTAAACGTAGGGGATTCCCTCGTAGTTGGAAACACATTTGGTCGCGTTCGTGCCATGGTTAACGACATCGGCCGTCGCGTGAAGACTGCTCCACCTAGCACACCAGTAGAAATCACTGGCTTGAGTGATGTTCCTGAAGCGGGCGACCGTTTCGTTGTGTTTGAAGACGAGAAGAAAGCTCGTTCTGTAGGGGAAGCACGTCAACAACGCAAGATTGTAGAGAATCGTGGAGATAATACTAAAGTAAGCCTTGATGATCTGTTTGAACAGATTAAGCAAGGGGAAATGAAAGAAATTAATGTCATCATTAAAGCAGACGTACAAGGTTCTGCAGAAGCGTTGGCGTCCTCTCTACAGCAAATTGATGTAGAAGGCGTTAAAGTGAAAATTATTCACAAAGGCGCTGGTGCTGTAACAGAATCAGACGTAATCCTTGCGTCAGCATCTAATGCGATTGTTGTTGGATTCAACGTACGTCCAGAGCCAAATGCGAAGCGTACAGCTGAAACTGAGAAGGTAGACATTCGTCTTCACCGTATCATTTATAAAGTTATGGAAGAGATTGAAGCTGCTATGAAAGGAATGCTTGACCCAGAATTCGAAGAGAAAGTAATTGGTCAAGCAGAAGTCCGTGAAACGTTTAAAGTTTCTAAAGTCGGTACGATTGCAGGTAGCTATGTAATCGATGGTAAAATCACGCGTAACTCTTCTATCCGTCTAATTCGTGATGGCGTTGTTCAAACTGAAGGTGAGATTGACGCGCTAAAACGTTATAAAGATGACGTAAAAGAAGTAGACAAAGGCTATGAGTGTGGAATTACGATTAAGAACTTTAATGACATTAAAGAAGGCGACATCATTGAAGCTTATGTCATGGAAGAAATTAAACGCACATGA
- a CDS encoding YlmC/YmxH family sporulation protein — protein sequence MRFRDLSGKEIVDVRHGARLGVLGQTDLEIDPETGRIHSFHIPNYKWFGMKKEGESVQLHWKDIKTIGEDMIIVEPNDSSN from the coding sequence ATGAGGTTCCGGGATTTAAGTGGGAAAGAGATTGTCGATGTTCGTCATGGTGCCCGTCTAGGTGTTCTTGGTCAAACGGATTTAGAGATTGATCCAGAAACAGGACGAATCCACTCGTTTCATATTCCGAACTATAAGTGGTTTGGAATGAAGAAAGAAGGAGAATCGGTGCAATTGCACTGGAAAGATATAAAGACAATTGGAGAAGACATGATCATTGTTGAACCCAATGACTCAAGCAACTAA
- the pnp gene encoding polyribonucleotide nucleotidyltransferase — MAEEKHVFSIDIAGRTLNVEFGELAKQANGAVMVSYGDTSVLSTATGSKEPKDLPFFPLTVNYEERLYAVGKIPGGFIKREGRPSEKAVLASRLIDRPIRPLFPDGYRNDVQVVSTVMSVDQDCSSEMAAMLGSSLALTVSDIPFQEPIAGVIVGRVDGEFVINPTIEQQEKSDINLTVAGTKDAINMVEAGADEVPEETMLEAIMYGHEEIKRLVQFQEEIRAQIGVEKMEVTLFQPEADLVEEVEGKAKDALVKAIQTEEKHARDEAISEVKNEVIASYEEAETDEETLKKVKDVLDKIVKGEVRRLITKEKVRPDGRKPDEIRSLSSRVGVLPRTHGSGLFTRGQTQALSVCTLGALGDVQILDGLDLEESKRFMHHYNFPPFSVGETGRMGAPGRREIGHGALGERALEAVAPSEKDFPYTIRLVSEVLESNGSTSQASICASTLAMMDAGVPIKAPVAGIAMGLVKSGDDYTVLTDIQGMEDALGDMDFKVAGTAAGVTALQMDIKIDGLSREILEEALTQAKKGRMDILESMMATIQEPREELSTYAPKILTMAIKPDKIRDVIGPSGKQINKIIEETGVKIDIEQDGTVFISSTDASSNEVAKKIIEDLVREVEVGQMYLGTVKRIEKFGAFVELFKGKEGLVHISEMAEERIGKVSDVVSVGDEILVKVKEIDNQGRVNLSRKEVLKEQQSKEESSQQ; from the coding sequence ATGGCAGAAGAAAAACATGTTTTCTCCATTGATATAGCCGGACGTACCTTAAACGTTGAGTTTGGCGAATTAGCTAAACAAGCTAACGGTGCGGTCATGGTAAGCTACGGAGACACTTCCGTACTATCTACGGCTACAGGATCTAAAGAACCAAAAGATTTACCATTCTTCCCATTAACGGTCAACTATGAAGAACGTTTATACGCAGTTGGGAAAATTCCTGGAGGCTTCATTAAACGTGAGGGTCGCCCAAGTGAGAAGGCAGTTCTAGCTTCTCGTTTAATCGACCGTCCAATTCGTCCACTATTCCCGGACGGCTATCGTAATGATGTTCAGGTCGTAAGTACTGTAATGAGCGTTGATCAAGACTGTTCTTCTGAAATGGCTGCAATGCTAGGTTCTTCATTAGCACTTACAGTTTCAGATATTCCGTTCCAAGAACCGATTGCTGGTGTGATTGTCGGTCGCGTTGACGGCGAATTCGTAATCAACCCAACTATCGAACAGCAAGAGAAGAGTGACATCAACTTGACGGTTGCTGGTACGAAAGATGCCATTAACATGGTAGAAGCTGGTGCGGACGAAGTGCCGGAAGAAACAATGCTAGAAGCAATCATGTACGGTCACGAAGAAATTAAACGTCTTGTTCAGTTCCAAGAGGAGATTCGTGCTCAAATTGGTGTTGAGAAGATGGAAGTCACACTATTCCAACCTGAAGCTGACCTTGTCGAAGAAGTAGAAGGGAAAGCAAAGGACGCGCTTGTGAAAGCCATTCAGACGGAAGAGAAGCACGCACGTGATGAAGCGATTTCTGAAGTGAAAAACGAAGTGATTGCCTCTTATGAAGAAGCAGAAACAGATGAAGAGACACTTAAGAAAGTAAAAGATGTACTCGATAAGATCGTTAAAGGTGAAGTTCGTCGCCTTATTACGAAAGAGAAAGTACGTCCTGATGGCCGTAAGCCAGATGAGATTCGTTCACTTTCTTCTCGTGTAGGCGTGTTGCCTCGTACCCACGGTTCTGGATTGTTCACACGTGGACAAACTCAAGCATTGAGTGTATGTACACTAGGTGCCTTAGGGGATGTTCAAATTCTTGATGGTCTAGACCTAGAAGAATCAAAACGATTCATGCACCACTATAACTTCCCACCATTTAGTGTTGGTGAGACAGGTCGTATGGGTGCACCAGGTCGTCGTGAGATTGGACATGGAGCTTTAGGTGAACGCGCTCTTGAAGCGGTAGCACCAAGTGAGAAAGATTTCCCTTACACTATTCGTCTTGTTTCAGAAGTACTCGAATCAAATGGTTCTACTTCACAAGCTAGTATTTGTGCAAGTACACTCGCTATGATGGACGCTGGGGTTCCAATTAAAGCACCTGTTGCAGGTATCGCAATGGGACTTGTGAAGTCTGGTGATGACTACACCGTACTAACGGATATTCAAGGCATGGAAGATGCTTTAGGCGATATGGACTTTAAAGTAGCCGGAACAGCAGCAGGAGTTACGGCACTTCAAATGGACATTAAGATTGACGGACTTTCCCGTGAGATTCTTGAAGAGGCACTTACACAAGCTAAGAAAGGTCGTATGGACATCCTTGAGAGTATGATGGCGACGATTCAGGAACCTCGTGAAGAGCTTTCTACGTACGCTCCGAAGATTCTTACTATGGCAATTAAGCCAGACAAGATTCGTGATGTCATTGGACCAAGCGGTAAGCAAATCAACAAGATTATTGAAGAGACAGGCGTCAAGATTGATATTGAACAAGACGGTACTGTGTTTATTTCTTCTACAGATGCCTCAAGCAACGAAGTAGCCAAGAAGATTATTGAAGACCTTGTTCGTGAAGTGGAAGTAGGTCAAATGTATCTTGGTACAGTGAAACGAATCGAAAAGTTTGGTGCATTCGTTGAGCTATTCAAAGGAAAAGAAGGACTTGTCCACATTTCCGAAATGGCTGAAGAGCGCATTGGCAAAGTGAGCGATGTCGTTTCAGTTGGTGATGAGATTCTAGTCAAGGTTAAAGAAATTGATAACCAAGGCCGCGTGAACCTTTCAAGAAAAGAAGTATTGAAAGAACAACAAAGTAAAGAAGAATCCTCCCAACAATAG
- the truB gene encoding tRNA pseudouridine(55) synthase TruB: protein MHGILPLWKPKGMTSHDCVNRLRRILGTKKVGHTGTLDPDVEGVLPMCIGMATKLASYVTESAKTYEAEVYLGKATETEDREGAVIEEAQVSTELTIEHVRNVLDEFTGPITQIPPLYSAVRVNGKRLYEYAREGIEVERPAREVTISSIELMEERLSYTDDGGVTFPIRITCSKGTYIRTLCVDIGRALGYPAHMSNLVRTASGSFVQEEALTFDAIERFAELGEVERHLEPLERGMRHYSRVTVKPDHEEKVYHGSVFPVPKQLPKTNPFCMMSEDGRMLAIYQIHPTKPNLIKPVRVFQYE, encoded by the coding sequence ATGCATGGTATATTGCCATTATGGAAACCAAAAGGCATGACCTCTCACGACTGTGTCAATCGTTTAAGACGCATACTTGGCACGAAAAAAGTCGGTCACACTGGAACGCTTGACCCAGATGTAGAAGGGGTATTGCCTATGTGTATAGGGATGGCAACTAAATTGGCATCCTATGTGACTGAATCAGCAAAGACGTATGAGGCAGAAGTCTATCTCGGGAAAGCAACTGAAACAGAAGATCGTGAAGGAGCTGTAATCGAAGAAGCTCAAGTGTCAACTGAGTTAACCATCGAACATGTACGAAACGTACTCGATGAATTTACTGGTCCTATTACGCAAATTCCTCCACTTTACTCTGCGGTACGTGTGAACGGAAAGCGTCTCTATGAATATGCTCGTGAAGGAATTGAAGTAGAACGCCCAGCGCGTGAAGTCACCATTAGTTCTATTGAATTGATGGAAGAGAGACTTTCTTATACAGACGACGGAGGGGTTACATTCCCGATTCGAATAACATGCTCTAAAGGGACATACATACGCACGTTATGTGTAGACATTGGAAGAGCGCTTGGTTATCCAGCTCATATGTCGAACTTGGTTCGAACAGCCTCAGGTTCCTTTGTTCAAGAAGAAGCGCTGACATTTGATGCGATTGAACGGTTCGCTGAATTAGGTGAAGTAGAACGGCATCTTGAGCCCCTTGAGAGAGGGATGCGTCACTACAGTCGTGTGACCGTCAAACCAGATCATGAAGAGAAAGTTTACCACGGTTCTGTCTTTCCAGTTCCAAAACAGTTGCCGAAGACGAATCCGTTTTGTATGATGAGTGAGGATGGACGTATGCTTGCTATTTATCAAATCCATCCGACGAAACCGAATTTAATTAAGCCCGTTCGTGTATTTCAATACGAGTAG
- a CDS encoding polysaccharide deacetylase family protein: MRRTIVHIALFAVLVFISYEMFENPFSQQYIASIKQSTIAVQGENDPLYKEIEERAADYERPALDASIDSVWKKTPGINGRKVNIEKSYQKMKKSGEFSEDLLVYDVVKPKVHLEELSASPIYRGNPEKEMVSFLINVSWGEEHIPTILETLKEHEVKATFFVEGKWANKHVNLVKMIGEEGHVIGNHAYNHPDMNTLTNEEIRYQIEETNKILKAIIGKSPLYFAPPSGSYNNQVVQIADELGMETILWTVDTVDWKKPTTDVMVNRVLSKIHNGATILMHPTPPVANGLDVLIREIKEKEYKIGTVPSLLKEERND, translated from the coding sequence TTGAGAAGAACCATTGTACACATCGCGCTGTTTGCTGTCTTAGTGTTCATTTCCTACGAAATGTTTGAAAACCCATTCTCACAACAATACATAGCATCGATTAAACAATCTACTATAGCCGTACAAGGGGAGAATGACCCTCTTTACAAAGAAATTGAAGAACGAGCAGCAGATTATGAACGGCCTGCTTTGGACGCTTCTATTGACTCGGTGTGGAAGAAGACACCGGGTATTAACGGCCGTAAAGTCAACATTGAGAAATCCTATCAAAAGATGAAGAAAAGTGGGGAGTTCAGCGAAGACCTGCTTGTCTATGATGTTGTTAAGCCTAAGGTCCATTTAGAAGAGTTAAGCGCTTCGCCAATTTATAGGGGGAATCCTGAGAAAGAGATGGTTTCATTCTTAATTAATGTTTCGTGGGGAGAAGAACACATTCCAACCATATTGGAAACGTTAAAGGAGCATGAGGTGAAAGCCACGTTCTTCGTGGAAGGAAAATGGGCGAACAAACACGTGAATCTGGTCAAAATGATTGGAGAAGAAGGTCATGTCATTGGAAATCATGCGTATAATCATCCAGATATGAATACATTGACGAATGAGGAGATACGCTATCAAATAGAAGAAACGAATAAAATCTTGAAGGCCATCATTGGAAAGTCACCTCTATACTTTGCTCCTCCAAGTGGCAGTTATAACAATCAAGTTGTGCAGATAGCTGACGAACTGGGCATGGAAACAATTCTGTGGACGGTGGATACCGTGGATTGGAAGAAACCTACGACAGATGTGATGGTGAACCGAGTGCTCTCAAAGATTCATAACGGGGCGACGATTCTCATGCATCCTACACCTCCCGTGGCGAACGGCTTAGATGTACTGATTCGTGAGATTAAAGAGAAAGAGTATAAAATCGGCACCGTTCCATCCTTGTTGAAAGAAGAGCGGAACGACTAA
- the rnpM gene encoding RNase P modulator RnpM, whose product MSTSKKQPLRKCVVTKEMFPKKSLIRVVRNKEGEVFVDETGKKNGRGAYVSKDEGVIETARTKNILSTHLNAKVDSSLYDELLSIVKGNKSE is encoded by the coding sequence ATGAGTACTTCCAAGAAGCAGCCACTACGTAAGTGTGTGGTAACGAAAGAAATGTTTCCAAAGAAGAGCCTCATTCGCGTAGTACGAAACAAAGAAGGGGAAGTCTTCGTAGATGAAACCGGGAAGAAGAATGGACGCGGAGCGTATGTTTCAAAAGATGAAGGGGTCATCGAAACAGCGCGCACAAAGAACATTCTCTCAACCCATTTAAATGCGAAAGTAGACAGCTCTCTATACGATGAGCTACTGTCTATAGTTAAGGGGAACAAGAGTGAATAG
- the rpsO gene encoding 30S ribosomal protein S15, whose protein sequence is MAITKERKNEIISEFKQHDNDTGSPEVQIAVLTEQITKLNEHLRTHKQDHHSRRGLLKMVGKRRNLLNYLRNNDITRYRDVIQKLGLRR, encoded by the coding sequence ATGGCTATCACTAAAGAACGCAAGAATGAAATCATCAGTGAGTTCAAACAGCACGATAATGACACTGGTTCTCCAGAGGTTCAAATCGCTGTCCTAACTGAACAGATTACAAAACTTAACGAGCACTTACGCACTCATAAGCAAGACCACCATTCTCGTCGTGGTTTGCTAAAAATGGTAGGTAAACGTCGTAACCTTTTAAACTACCTACGTAACAATGATATCACTCGTTACCGTGATGTTATTCAAAAACTAGGATTACGTCGTTAA
- the ribF gene encoding bifunctional riboflavin kinase/FAD synthetase, with amino-acid sequence METITLQYPHNLQRENLPETVLAVGYFDGVHKGHQKVIQTAIEQARLEGKESAVMTFDPHPSIVLKRKEQHVQLITPLNEKVRLLKELGVDRVYVVTFNEDLAALLPQEFVDHFFIGLHVTHVVAGFDFSYGRMGKGNMETLPFHSREQLQQTTVQKVMSDEEKISSSLIRYHLKEGDISYVKDLLGRPYTNRGVVVKGDQRGRTIGFPTANIDVHKDYLIPKVGVYAVRIHIGDKIYNGMANVGYKPTFYEDEKKLSVEVYIFDFQGDLYGEELSVEWHAFIRNETKFNGVEQLVQQLKADEREIRNFFE; translated from the coding sequence GTGGAAACAATAACACTTCAATACCCCCATAACTTGCAAAGAGAGAACCTTCCTGAAACGGTGCTTGCAGTCGGTTATTTTGATGGGGTCCATAAAGGTCACCAGAAAGTCATTCAGACTGCGATTGAACAAGCACGATTGGAAGGCAAGGAAAGTGCGGTTATGACATTCGATCCACACCCTTCCATAGTTTTAAAGCGGAAAGAACAACATGTTCAGCTCATTACTCCTTTGAACGAAAAGGTTCGCTTGTTGAAAGAGCTCGGTGTCGATCGTGTGTACGTCGTAACCTTTAACGAAGACTTAGCAGCACTGCTGCCTCAAGAATTTGTCGATCACTTTTTCATTGGTTTACATGTGACACATGTCGTTGCAGGATTTGATTTCTCCTATGGACGCATGGGGAAAGGGAATATGGAAACCTTGCCATTTCACTCCCGTGAACAATTGCAGCAAACGACAGTCCAGAAGGTGATGAGTGACGAAGAGAAAATCAGCTCTTCCCTTATTCGTTATCACCTTAAAGAAGGCGACATCTCTTACGTGAAAGACCTCCTTGGTCGTCCGTATACGAATCGCGGTGTTGTCGTAAAGGGTGACCAACGTGGACGGACAATTGGATTCCCTACAGCGAATATAGATGTACACAAGGATTATTTAATTCCTAAAGTAGGCGTTTATGCAGTACGTATTCATATAGGAGACAAGATCTACAATGGGATGGCGAACGTCGGTTATAAGCCTACCTTCTATGAAGACGAAAAAAAGCTCTCTGTAGAGGTTTATATTTTCGATTTTCAGGGAGACTTATACGGGGAAGAGCTAAGTGTAGAATGGCATGCCTTTATTCGTAATGAAACAAAATTCAATGGGGTAGAGCAACTTGTTCAACAATTAAAGGCAGACGAACGTGAGATTCGTAACTTTTTTGAGTAG
- a CDS encoding DUF503 domain-containing protein: protein MIGSLEVECIIYDAHSLKEKRSVIKRVLVRASQEYNVAVSELDYQDLWQRTLLGFVTISSSKVSAEKELNRVLAFLDSFPEIEVTTNSFTWL from the coding sequence ATGATTGGCTCTTTAGAAGTGGAATGTATCATCTATGATGCCCACTCTTTAAAGGAGAAGCGCTCGGTAATTAAACGAGTGCTTGTCCGAGCAAGCCAGGAATATAACGTTGCTGTCAGTGAACTGGATTACCAGGACCTCTGGCAGCGAACGTTATTAGGATTCGTCACGATCTCTAGTAGTAAGGTTAGTGCTGAGAAAGAATTAAACCGTGTGTTAGCTTTTCTTGACTCTTTCCCTGAAATTGAAGTGACGACGAATTCCTTTACTTGGCTTTAA